A DNA window from Candidatus Syntrophosphaera sp. contains the following coding sequences:
- the tsaE gene encoding tRNA (adenosine(37)-N6)-threonylcarbamoyltransferase complex ATPase subunit type 1 TsaE, with amino-acid sequence MNRVRELKTEQDTMDLAAYIAPLLRPGDVICLQGNLGSGKTFFASALGRELGAGENLDSPSFVLLKEYHTERFPLFHLDLYRLRSEAELHDLGLFDFLESGVTLIEWPELAVKLLPERILNLSLRFSFDGRQRMVEIIAKGRFSDYFI; translated from the coding sequence ATGAATAGAGTAAGGGAATTGAAGACCGAACAGGACACCATGGACCTGGCGGCCTACATCGCCCCGCTGCTGAGGCCGGGCGACGTGATCTGCCTGCAGGGCAACCTTGGCTCGGGCAAGACCTTTTTCGCCTCCGCCCTGGGACGCGAGCTCGGGGCCGGGGAAAACCTGGACAGCCCGTCCTTCGTGCTGCTCAAGGAATACCATACAGAGCGGTTTCCCCTGTTCCATCTGGATTTGTACCGCCTGAGGAGCGAGGCGGAACTGCATGACCTGGGCCTCTTCGACTTCCTGGAAAGCGGAGTGACCCTGATCGAATGGCCCGAACTGGCCGTAAAGCTCCTTCCTGAAAGGATTCTGAACCTGTCTTTGCGCTTCAGTTTCGACGGCCGGCAGAGAATGGTGGAGATAATTGCCAAAGGCCGCTTTTCCGACTATTTTATCTAA
- a CDS encoding transposase produces the protein MKKTRPQVRYSEEFKRTVVEEIEAGIMNVSQACRYYGIGCAMSVYKWINLYGMNEIKGKKVL, from the coding sequence ATGAAGAAAACACGTCCCCAAGTCCGCTACAGCGAAGAGTTTAAACGCACAGTGGTAGAAGAGATCGAGGCAGGCATCATGAATGTTTCGCAAGCCTGCAGATATTATGGGATCGGCTGCGCGATGTCGGTGTACAAGTGGATCAACCTCTACGGTATGAACGAGATCAAAGGAAAGAAGGTACTGG
- the rsmD gene encoding 16S rRNA (guanine(966)-N(2))-methyltransferase RsmD, translating into MRIITGKYKGRSLFTVDGRTTRPTTSYNREVIFSVYQDYEGKRVLDLFAGTGSFGLEALSRGAVWVDFVEFAAPAISALLKNIGKLGCGESCHVWRKRVEAFLNNASGSWDVIFLDPPYAKNLVNPTLGLIFERSLLAEGGVIIAEHSPREPIALEWEKLVLRSKTGKTSSFTLLSESPSTQ; encoded by the coding sequence ATGCGCATCATCACGGGCAAATACAAGGGGCGCAGCCTGTTCACCGTGGATGGGCGAACCACGCGGCCCACCACATCCTACAACCGCGAGGTCATTTTCAGCGTTTACCAGGATTACGAGGGCAAAAGGGTGCTCGACCTCTTTGCCGGCACCGGGTCCTTCGGGCTGGAAGCCCTTTCCCGCGGCGCGGTTTGGGTGGATTTCGTGGAATTCGCAGCCCCGGCCATCTCCGCCCTGCTCAAGAACATCGGCAAACTGGGCTGCGGGGAATCCTGCCATGTCTGGCGCAAGCGGGTGGAAGCCTTTCTGAATAACGCTTCCGGAAGTTGGGACGTCATTTTCCTGGACCCGCCCTATGCCAAAAACCTGGTCAATCCGACCCTTGGCCTGATCTTTGAGCGCTCTCTGCTGGCGGAGGGAGGGGTCATCATTGCAGAACACAGCCCCCGGGAGCCGATCGCGCTGGAATGGGAAAAGCTGGTCCTAAGGTCCAAAACAGGGAAAACCAGTTCCTTCACCCTGCTCTCCGAAAGCCCCTCCACTCAGTAA
- a CDS encoding SIMPL domain-containing protein (The SIMPL domain is named for its presence in mouse protein SIMPL (signalling molecule that associates with mouse pelle-like kinase). Bacterial member BP26, from Brucella, was shown to assemble into a channel-like structure, while YggE from E. coli has been associated with resistance to oxidative stress.) — MSFNPLWIALVVVLALFLWEVFSKGKFPRNGWLLVGICFVLGMAVFGYYFLASRHTGETLHVVGYASKTFESDLVKWTLSVQKTTDVDGLMNAYTTLNRDVTDFKKLLLDTGLTEEDINVQPPTSSPTWDNYGNIKGYSVSQMLYVLSSDIQKVEDLALNPDFFAQRSLILQQSSLDYLYSKLPDLKKEMIGAATQDCYSRAQEIVNAAQARMGKLVSARTGVFQITEPYSTEVSDYGYYRTNTRTKSISVTVTANFAL, encoded by the coding sequence ATGAGTTTCAACCCTTTGTGGATCGCGCTGGTCGTGGTCCTGGCCCTGTTTTTGTGGGAGGTCTTCAGCAAGGGCAAATTTCCCCGCAACGGCTGGCTGCTGGTGGGAATCTGCTTCGTTCTTGGCATGGCCGTCTTTGGCTATTATTTTCTTGCCAGCCGCCACACCGGCGAGACCCTGCACGTGGTTGGTTACGCCAGCAAGACCTTTGAAAGCGATCTGGTGAAGTGGACCCTGTCGGTACAGAAAACAACCGACGTGGACGGTCTGATGAATGCCTACACCACCCTCAACCGGGATGTGACCGATTTCAAGAAGCTGCTGCTGGACACCGGACTCACCGAAGAGGACATAAACGTCCAACCCCCAACGAGTTCACCCACCTGGGATAACTATGGCAACATCAAAGGCTACTCCGTCAGCCAGATGCTCTACGTGCTTTCCTCGGACATCCAGAAGGTCGAGGACCTGGCCCTGAATCCTGATTTCTTTGCCCAGCGCTCGCTGATCCTGCAGCAATCCAGCCTCGATTACCTCTATTCCAAGCTTCCGGACCTGAAAAAGGAAATGATAGGCGCTGCCACCCAGGACTGCTATTCACGGGCCCAGGAGATTGTGAACGCCGCCCAAGCCAGGATGGGCAAGCTGGTCTCCGCCCGCACCGGCGTCTTCCAGATCACCGAGCCCTACTCCACGGAGGTCTCGGATTACGGCTATTACAGGACGAACACCCGCACCAAGAGCATTTCGGTGACCGTCACGGCAAATTTCGCCTTGTAA